The proteins below come from a single Bactrocera dorsalis isolate Fly_Bdor chromosome 5, ASM2337382v1, whole genome shotgun sequence genomic window:
- the LOC125778808 gene encoding putative nuclease HARBI1 translates to MSQPSISRSIRHICKLVLEHKNVEISFPNATEHYNTIKMGFHNKFGIKGVIGAIDCTHVAIIGPSSSSNVIPHEYMNRKGYYSINVEAICDDKLIFRHLNARFPGSCHDSGIWRTSPARIKLLRQHVSGSFKWLLDDSGYRLEPGLLTPTSNPSAPNEFLYNRIHIKARNIIERTFGVLNSRFRCLSKERVLRYTPSNAAFLVYTCSIFHNILQKHGICDFDEIDIENFEDSSFNDNSPAQTNQYYNAGINTRRNCLNSLTQSL, encoded by the exons ATGAGCCAACCTAGCATATCCCGAAGTATAAGGCATATATGCAAACTTGTGTTGGAACACAAAAATGTGGAAATAAGCTTCCCAAATGCAACAGAGCACTACAACACAATTAAAATGGG TTTCCATAATAAGTTTGGAATAAAAGGAGTGATTGGTGCTATTGACTGCACCCATGTTGCAATAATTGGACCGTCTTCGTCGTCTAACGTTATTCCACATGAATACATGAACCGAAAGGGTTACTACAGTATTAACGTAGAAGCG ATTTGTGACGACAAACTTATTTTTCGCCATTTAAATGCTCGTTTTCCTGGCTCATGCCATGACTCCGGAATTTGGAGAACATCGCCGGCcagaataaaattattaaggcAACATGTTTCTGGTTCATTTAAGTGGCTTCTAGATGACTCAGGTTATCGACTAGAGCCAGGGCTTTTGACTCCTACATCAAACCCATCTGCACCAAATGAATTTCTTTATAACAGAATCCATATAAAGGCCAGGAACATAATTGAAAGAACCTTTGGTGTTTTAAATTCTCGTTTCCGTTGCCTATCTAAAGAGCGAGTACTGAGGTATACACCCTCAAACGCCGCGTTCTTAGTTTATACTTGCTCAATTTTCCACAACATTTTGCAAAAACATGGTATTTGTGACTTCGATGAAATAGATATTGAAAACTTTGAAGACTCTTCCTTCAATGATAATTCTCCAGCTCAAACAAATCAGTATTACAATGCAGGAATAAATACACGACGTAACTGCTTAAATTCTCTCACACaatctttgtaa
- the LOC125778811 gene encoding uncharacterized protein LOC125778811 gives MESRESLRTTKEQIECYLAFLELHPQMKLHKNDPTRPKRLEELWIELAQQLNALKGPSRSPTKWKECLNHWKNQIRSRARKAKVSRILTGGGPMKDIQSSELEERAIEALGRTVVDGLPDVPTIGVENDIIINMDPQSPLVCEMPSTSRSRRQTSQEMFADMMAAMQRRSEEEAKFRETSQQCFEKVAESLNNMASAIVQLSEAVLKKN, from the exons atGGAAAGCAGAG AATCCTTGCGTACAACAAAGGAACAAATAGAATGCTACTTAGCCTTTCTGGAGCTTCACCCTCAAATGAAGCTCCACAAGAATGATCCTACGCGGCCCAAAAGGTTGGAAGAGCTGTGGATCGAGCTTGCCCAACAGCTAAACGCTCTAAAGGGTCCATCCCGTTCGCCCACCAAATGGAAGGAg tgTTTGAACCACTGGAAAAACCAAATCCGATCGAGGGCAAGAAAAGCGAAGGTAAGCAGAATATTAACTGGTGGAGGACCAATGAAAGATATTCAGTCCTCCGAGTTGGAAGAACGGGCGATAGAAGCGTTAGGGAGGACCGTTGTTGATGGCCTGCCAGATGTCCCAACAATTGGAGTGGAG aacgacattataataaatatggaTCCGCAGAGTCCTTTAGTATGTGAAATGCCATCTACATCACGTTCACGAAGGCAGACTTCGCAAGAAATGTTTGCGGATATGATGGCTGCAATGCAGAGGAGGAGTGAGGAAGAAGCAAAATTTAGAGAAACATCGCAACAATGCTTCGAAAAAGTTGCTGAATCTTTAAATAATATGGCAAGTGCTATTGTACAGCTATCAGAAGctgttctaaaaaaaaattaa